CCACCAGAGGAAGAGTTCCGTCATGAATTTTCTGCATCTGTAGAGGGTGGAAGACAAACGCCCAGCCTTCAATTTCCCCGAACAAAAGAAGTAATTGTTAATGGGATGCCAGTCAGAGTGAAATATTGTGATACCTGCATGCTATATCGCCCTCCACGTTGTTCGCACTGCTCCATCTGTAACAATTGTGTGGAGCGATTTGATCACCACTGCCCATGGGTGGGCCAATGCATTGGATTGGTAGGGTATTATACTATTTAAATTGGTTTTGAGAGTTTTCCGTAGTGTTTGGATCTATTGGGTTATTCTTGACAGCTCTCATTTTATTATGCAGCGAAACTACCGTTTTTTCTTTTGCTTTGTTGCTTCTGCTATGCTGCTGTGCATCTATGTGTTTGCAATATGTGCTCTGTACATCAAGGTGCTAATGGATAATAATCAAGGCACAGTCTTGAAGGCAATGAAAGAGTCACCAGCATCCGTGATTCTAATGGCTTATTGTTTTATTTCCCTGTGGTTTGTTGGTGGGCTCACTGGCTTTCACTTGTATCTAATAAGCACCAATCAGGTCAGCTGCTTTATCTTGTATTCATAATGGTGATAGGATTGGGTATTATAGAGGTTAAGGGAAATTTGATACTAGTTGTGCTTCAAGATACGGAATGAACCTGTCATTTGTGGTGCATTCCACAGGTAGGCCTTTTGTGATTTGCCTTCTGGCTGCTTTTATACCTTTGTTGGGCCCATGAATGTGCTGCTGTTAATTTTTTTAGCAGAATATGGTAGGAAGTTTTTGATTCCTTTTTGACCTCGTGATGCAAGGAAAAGATGAGGAGCCTAATGTACTTATAATTGCTTCTGCATTTTAGTGTACTGTTGCACTTGGGTAGGGTTAGGTTGGTGTTTTatgtcttcttttttatttcaagTTGTTCCTTAGCATTTGTGTTTAATAGTTGCAGGTAGTTCTTGTAAAGGTTTTTGGCTGGTCTTGTTTAGGATAAAATGCACTCTGTTTTCTAAATTGCTTTTCTTTCCTTGTATTCATTTAAACCAACTAATCCTTTTTTGCTGGTATTCATGCATTATTATCTTATAGTCAAGTTTGTCGGTGTAGTTGTTAAAGTAAATAACTTCTAGACAAGGTATCTTGCTGTGAGATTCCTCGAGAAGCTTGTTTAATGAATGCCCTTCTTGCTTCTTTAAAAGCTGAGGTCGATTCAGTAAATGTAGATATACCTGAATATTTGTAATTGTTTTGAAATTTTCCTCTTGTGCTGTTTTAAATATGCAGCAGTCTGGGCATTCACTCTAGTGTTTAACCTGTTCTTTTTCAGACAACCTATGAGAATTTCCGCTATAAAGCAGAAAACAGGATCAATGTCTATGACCTTGGCTGTGTGAACAACTTCATGGAAGTATTTTGCACAAAAGTAAAACCATCACGGAACAACTTCCGAGCTTTTGTACGAGAGGAAGAACCACGACCTCCTTTGCCCACTACCAGGGAAGCTGACGTCGAAATGGGTGAGGATCAACGGGTGAAAGTAGAAGATGATCTTGATTTTGGTGGAGAC
This region of Solanum dulcamara chromosome 9, daSolDulc1.2, whole genome shotgun sequence genomic DNA includes:
- the LOC129902257 gene encoding protein S-acyltransferase 8-like is translated as MAKRVYQVWKGSNYFFLRGRLIFGPDAKSLLISLLLIIVPVTVFCVFVARHLRHEFSSYNAGYAILVVAIVFTIHVLVLLLLTSARDPGIVPRNSHPPEEEFRHEFSASVEGGRQTPSLQFPRTKEVIVNGMPVRVKYCDTCMLYRPPRCSHCSICNNCVERFDHHCPWVGQCIGLRNYRFFFCFVASAMLLCIYVFAICALYIKVLMDNNQGTVLKAMKESPASVILMAYCFISLWFVGGLTGFHLYLISTNQTTYENFRYKAENRINVYDLGCVNNFMEVFCTKVKPSRNNFRAFVREEEPRPPLPTTREADVEMGEDQRVKVEDDLDFGGDLLKISQRHNIEDIEAEIRSRGSDVPHHNSSEADSVLGSDRRAPNVQADIRNSSWGRRSGSWEIASEVVGIKANVTESRSHVTPKEP